In Daucus carota subsp. sativus chromosome 4, DH1 v3.0, whole genome shotgun sequence, one DNA window encodes the following:
- the LOC108215870 gene encoding protein yippee-like At3g55890 isoform X2 gives MFQFLYIRPSLILLSLSRVTFEQLIRKELFFGVIGEMGRLFVQTLEGSIYSCKHCKTHLAVLEDIMSKAFSSRHGKAYLFRNVANVTLGEKEERMMITGMHIVADIFCVCCGSNVGWKYESAYEKSQKYKEGKFILESPIICKSFG, from the exons ATGTTTCAATTCTTATATATCAGGCCAAGCCtcattcttctttctctttctcgtGTAACTTTCGAGCAGCTCATCAG aaaagaattgtTCTTTGGGGTGATTGGAGAAATGGGCAGGCTTTTTGTGCAGACTCTTGAAGGGAGCATCTATTCTTGCAAGCATTGCAAGACCCATCTTGCTGTTTTGGAAGATATCATGTCCAAG GCTTTTAGTTCTAGGCATGGGAAAGCTTATCTCTTCCGTAATGT TGCGAATGTAACCCTTGGAGAGAAGGAGGAGAGAATGATGATAACTGGAATGCACATCGTGGCTGACATATTTTGTGTGTGCTGTGGATCTAATGTTGGGTGGAAATAT GAGTCTGCTTATGAAAAGAGCCAAAAATACAAGGAAGGCAAATTCATTCTCGAGAG CCCTATAATCTGTAAATCCTTTGGTTGA
- the LOC108215870 gene encoding protein yippee-like isoform X1, with amino-acid sequence MFQFLYIRPSLILLSLSRVTFEQLIRKELFFGVIGEMGRLFVQTLEGSIYSCKHCKTHLAVLEDIMSKAFSSRHGKAYLFRNVANVTLGEKEERMMITGMHIVADIFCVCCGSNVGWKYESAYEKSQKYKEGKFILERFQILGPNGSTYPRIQEAQIVGSDVDEE; translated from the exons ATGTTTCAATTCTTATATATCAGGCCAAGCCtcattcttctttctctttctcgtGTAACTTTCGAGCAGCTCATCAG aaaagaattgtTCTTTGGGGTGATTGGAGAAATGGGCAGGCTTTTTGTGCAGACTCTTGAAGGGAGCATCTATTCTTGCAAGCATTGCAAGACCCATCTTGCTGTTTTGGAAGATATCATGTCCAAG GCTTTTAGTTCTAGGCATGGGAAAGCTTATCTCTTCCGTAATGT TGCGAATGTAACCCTTGGAGAGAAGGAGGAGAGAATGATGATAACTGGAATGCACATCGTGGCTGACATATTTTGTGTGTGCTGTGGATCTAATGTTGGGTGGAAATAT GAGTCTGCTTATGAAAAGAGCCAAAAATACAAGGAAGGCAAATTCATTCTCGAGAG GTTTCAGATATTGGGTCCTAATGGAAGCACATACCCAAGAATTCAGGAAGCTCAGATTGTGGGAAGTGACGTTGATGAAGAATGA